One region of Peromyscus eremicus chromosome 4, PerEre_H2_v1, whole genome shotgun sequence genomic DNA includes:
- the Trim69 gene encoding E3 ubiquitin-protein ligase TRIM69 isoform X2, whose translation MEVSSRPPSNFDPGTYVEVNDPTTHTPSKVVIQDITMELHCPLCNDWFRDPLMLSCGHNFCQACIQNYWKLHAKETFCPECTMLCQYSNCTFNLVLEKLVEKIKKLPLLKGHPQCPEHGENLKLFRGACHLSEPTSDNPEGASVSQNYAERCYCCLQGFQDNKIQLQQHLSLEFLKLHQFLHNKEKDILNDLRDEGKVLNEEMELNLNQIQEQCLLAKDMLINIQTRMEQQNPFNFLKDITKLIDSVAQGMRAFLPRQLISKKLNPGRFKGPIQYMIWREMQSVLCPGLSQLTLDPKTAHPNLVLSDSMTSVCHGDVKQVMPDDPERFDSSVAVLGSKGFTSGKWYWEVEVAKKTKWTVGVVRESIIRKGSCPLTPEQGFWLLRLRNQTDLKALDLPSCSLKEGNLNRVGIYLDYEGGQVSFYNAATMSHLYTFSSLFMETLFPYFCPCLNDGGENKEPLHIVHPQ comes from the exons GTATCCTCCAGGCCCCCCTCCAACTTCGATCCAGGCACCTATGTTGAAGTGAATGATCCAACCACCCACACACCCTCAAAAGTGGTGATACAAGATATTACTATGGAGCTACACTGCCCACTGTGTAATGACTGGTTCCGTGATCCGCTGATGCTGAGCTGTGGCCACAACTTCTGCCAAGCCTGTATCCAAAACTACTGGAAACTGCATGCAAAGGAAACATTCTGTCCTGAGTGTACGATGCTATGCCAGTATAGCAACTGTACATTCAACCTTGTGCTGGAGAAGCTGGTAGAGAAGATTAAGAAGTTACCCCTGCTCAAGGGCCATCCACAGTGCCCAGAGCATGGAGAGAACCTGAAACTGTTCA GAGGAGCTTGCCATCTATCAGAACCAACTTCAGACAACCCTGAAGGAGCTTCAGTCTCTCAGAACTATGCAGAAAGATGCTATTGCTGCTTACAAG GTTTCCAGGACAACAAGATACAACTGCAACAACACCTTTCCTTGGAGTTTCTCaagctgcatcagttcctgcaCAACAAAGAAAAGGACATTCTAAATGACCTCCGCGATGAGGGGAAAGTCTTGAATGAGGAGATGGAGCTGAATCTGAACCAGATTCAGGAACAGTGTCTTCTCGCCAAAGACATGCTGATAAACATTCAGACACGGATGGAACAGCAGAATCCCTTCAACTTCCTCAAA gaCATCACAAAGCTCATAGATAG CGTGGCGCAAGGAATGAGGGCATTCTTACCCAGGCAGCTTATCTCCAAAAAGCTGAACCCAGGCCGCTTCAAAGGTCCCATCCAGTATATGATCTGGAGGGAAATGCAGTCTGTTCTCTGTCCAG GCCTATCTCAATTAACTCTGGATCCTAAAACAGCTCATCCAAATCTGGTGCTATCCGATAGCATGACCAGTGTGTGTCATGGTGATGTTAAGCAGGTAATGCCTGATGATCCAGAGAGGTTTGATTCAAGTGTGGCTGTACTGGGCTCAAAAGGCTTCACCTCCGGAAAGTGGTATTGGGAAGTAGAAGTAGCAAAGAAGACAAAATGGACAGTTGGAGTCGTCAGAGAGTCCATCATTCGGAAGGGGAGCTGCCCTCTGACTCCTGAGCAAGGATTCTGGCTTTTAAGACTAAGGAACCAAACTGATCTAAAGGCTCTGGATTTGCCTTCTTGTAGTCTGAAAGAGGGTAACCTCAACAGGGTGGGCATATACTTGGATTATGAGGGAGGGCAGGTGTCCTTCTATAACGCTGCAACCATGAGTCATCTTTATACCTTCAGTAGTCTTTTCATGGAGACACTTTTCCCCTACTTCTGTCCCTGCCTTAATGATGGTGGAGAGAATAAAGAACCATTGCACATCGTACATCCACAGTAA
- the Trim69 gene encoding E3 ubiquitin-protein ligase TRIM69 isoform X3 — MQKDAIAAYKDNKIQLQQHLSLEFLKLHQFLHNKEKDILNDLRDEGKVLNEEMELNLNQIQEQCLLAKDMLINIQTRMEQQNPFNFLKDITKLIDSVAQGMRAFLPRQLISKKLNPGRFKGPIQYMIWREMQSVLCPGLSQLTLDPKTAHPNLVLSDSMTSVCHGDVKQVMPDDPERFDSSVAVLGSKGFTSGKWYWEVEVAKKTKWTVGVVRESIIRKGSCPLTPEQGFWLLRLRNQTDLKALDLPSCSLKEGNLNRVGIYLDYEGGQVSFYNAATMSHLYTFSSLFMETLFPYFCPCLNDGGENKEPLHIVHPQ, encoded by the exons ATGCAGAAAGATGCTATTGCTGCTTACAAG GACAACAAGATACAACTGCAACAACACCTTTCCTTGGAGTTTCTCaagctgcatcagttcctgcaCAACAAAGAAAAGGACATTCTAAATGACCTCCGCGATGAGGGGAAAGTCTTGAATGAGGAGATGGAGCTGAATCTGAACCAGATTCAGGAACAGTGTCTTCTCGCCAAAGACATGCTGATAAACATTCAGACACGGATGGAACAGCAGAATCCCTTCAACTTCCTCAAA gaCATCACAAAGCTCATAGATAG CGTGGCGCAAGGAATGAGGGCATTCTTACCCAGGCAGCTTATCTCCAAAAAGCTGAACCCAGGCCGCTTCAAAGGTCCCATCCAGTATATGATCTGGAGGGAAATGCAGTCTGTTCTCTGTCCAG GCCTATCTCAATTAACTCTGGATCCTAAAACAGCTCATCCAAATCTGGTGCTATCCGATAGCATGACCAGTGTGTGTCATGGTGATGTTAAGCAGGTAATGCCTGATGATCCAGAGAGGTTTGATTCAAGTGTGGCTGTACTGGGCTCAAAAGGCTTCACCTCCGGAAAGTGGTATTGGGAAGTAGAAGTAGCAAAGAAGACAAAATGGACAGTTGGAGTCGTCAGAGAGTCCATCATTCGGAAGGGGAGCTGCCCTCTGACTCCTGAGCAAGGATTCTGGCTTTTAAGACTAAGGAACCAAACTGATCTAAAGGCTCTGGATTTGCCTTCTTGTAGTCTGAAAGAGGGTAACCTCAACAGGGTGGGCATATACTTGGATTATGAGGGAGGGCAGGTGTCCTTCTATAACGCTGCAACCATGAGTCATCTTTATACCTTCAGTAGTCTTTTCATGGAGACACTTTTCCCCTACTTCTGTCCCTGCCTTAATGATGGTGGAGAGAATAAAGAACCATTGCACATCGTACATCCACAGTAA
- the Trim69 gene encoding E3 ubiquitin-protein ligase TRIM69 isoform X1, whose translation MEVSSRPPSNFDPGTYVEVNDPTTHTPSKVVIQDITMELHCPLCNDWFRDPLMLSCGHNFCQACIQNYWKLHAKETFCPECTMLCQYSNCTFNLVLEKLVEKIKKLPLLKGHPQCPEHGENLKLFSKPDGKLICFQCKDARLSMGQSKDFLQISDAVHFFTEELAIYQNQLQTTLKELQSLRTMQKDAIAAYKDNKIQLQQHLSLEFLKLHQFLHNKEKDILNDLRDEGKVLNEEMELNLNQIQEQCLLAKDMLINIQTRMEQQNPFNFLKDITKLIDSVAQGMRAFLPRQLISKKLNPGRFKGPIQYMIWREMQSVLCPGLSQLTLDPKTAHPNLVLSDSMTSVCHGDVKQVMPDDPERFDSSVAVLGSKGFTSGKWYWEVEVAKKTKWTVGVVRESIIRKGSCPLTPEQGFWLLRLRNQTDLKALDLPSCSLKEGNLNRVGIYLDYEGGQVSFYNAATMSHLYTFSSLFMETLFPYFCPCLNDGGENKEPLHIVHPQ comes from the exons GTATCCTCCAGGCCCCCCTCCAACTTCGATCCAGGCACCTATGTTGAAGTGAATGATCCAACCACCCACACACCCTCAAAAGTGGTGATACAAGATATTACTATGGAGCTACACTGCCCACTGTGTAATGACTGGTTCCGTGATCCGCTGATGCTGAGCTGTGGCCACAACTTCTGCCAAGCCTGTATCCAAAACTACTGGAAACTGCATGCAAAGGAAACATTCTGTCCTGAGTGTACGATGCTATGCCAGTATAGCAACTGTACATTCAACCTTGTGCTGGAGAAGCTGGTAGAGAAGATTAAGAAGTTACCCCTGCTCAAGGGCCATCCACAGTGCCCAGAGCATGGAGAGAACCTGAAACTGTTCAGTAAGCCAGATGGGAAACTGATCTGCTTTCAATGCAAGGATGCACGGTTGTCTATGGGGCAGTCTAAGGATTTCCTGCAAATCTCTGATGCTGTCCATTTCTTTACG GAGGAGCTTGCCATCTATCAGAACCAACTTCAGACAACCCTGAAGGAGCTTCAGTCTCTCAGAACTATGCAGAAAGATGCTATTGCTGCTTACAAG GACAACAAGATACAACTGCAACAACACCTTTCCTTGGAGTTTCTCaagctgcatcagttcctgcaCAACAAAGAAAAGGACATTCTAAATGACCTCCGCGATGAGGGGAAAGTCTTGAATGAGGAGATGGAGCTGAATCTGAACCAGATTCAGGAACAGTGTCTTCTCGCCAAAGACATGCTGATAAACATTCAGACACGGATGGAACAGCAGAATCCCTTCAACTTCCTCAAA gaCATCACAAAGCTCATAGATAG CGTGGCGCAAGGAATGAGGGCATTCTTACCCAGGCAGCTTATCTCCAAAAAGCTGAACCCAGGCCGCTTCAAAGGTCCCATCCAGTATATGATCTGGAGGGAAATGCAGTCTGTTCTCTGTCCAG GCCTATCTCAATTAACTCTGGATCCTAAAACAGCTCATCCAAATCTGGTGCTATCCGATAGCATGACCAGTGTGTGTCATGGTGATGTTAAGCAGGTAATGCCTGATGATCCAGAGAGGTTTGATTCAAGTGTGGCTGTACTGGGCTCAAAAGGCTTCACCTCCGGAAAGTGGTATTGGGAAGTAGAAGTAGCAAAGAAGACAAAATGGACAGTTGGAGTCGTCAGAGAGTCCATCATTCGGAAGGGGAGCTGCCCTCTGACTCCTGAGCAAGGATTCTGGCTTTTAAGACTAAGGAACCAAACTGATCTAAAGGCTCTGGATTTGCCTTCTTGTAGTCTGAAAGAGGGTAACCTCAACAGGGTGGGCATATACTTGGATTATGAGGGAGGGCAGGTGTCCTTCTATAACGCTGCAACCATGAGTCATCTTTATACCTTCAGTAGTCTTTTCATGGAGACACTTTTCCCCTACTTCTGTCCCTGCCTTAATGATGGTGGAGAGAATAAAGAACCATTGCACATCGTACATCCACAGTAA